Part of the Candidatus Poribacteria bacterium genome, TTGGCGATACACTTGTCCGCCTTTGACAACGACGACAGGTTCCAATATTTGTTTGCCGACTCTAACTTGATCATGGGCATCTACGAGTTGGAATTCACCCTCGCGCAACTCAAAAATCACCGCGTCTCCCCACGCATCAACAGCCAATGTTCCGACCTGTCCCGGCATCAGGATGGTCTCTGCCGGAATGCTCGTGACCTTCGCCAAAGCATCGTCAAGCGACATACCGAGATACAGGAATTTGTTGACGACATTGACGAGATCGTAAACGGGGCCGTGGACGTTATAAATGTGCAGGTCGGACGAAATTGTCGTGGGTTCAACGCCTTGCGCCATCGCTTTCTGAACGACATCCCAACTGAAAGAACCTGCGCCATGTCCAACATCGAAGATAACACCACGTTCAATCGCCGCATGGACAGCGTCCCGAATCCTGTCGTTCTCATCCAAGATGCCGCACGCCATATCGTGGAAACAGTGCGTTAGAATATCACGTTCACCCATCAGTGCCAATATATCGTCTATAGACTCACACCACGCGTCCTGTGGATGAACCATCAGGGGTAATCCAGCCGCATCAGCGGCTTCACGCGCCCTGTGTAACGGTAGCATTTTCGCTCTCTCACCGACGATCGTCTCCCGCGTCAACCGCACTTTGACCCCCAAAATGATGTCGCGATGCTGCTCTATCATTTGGCACGCTTTTCCGACATCCGCATAGTCAGGGTTTTCCAACTCGCCAATCTCCTGCGTGAGCATACCTTGTGAAGAGATATTCAACTGTGCGAGGATACGTGTGTCGCTTACGTCAATGACGTATTTACGGAAACCGGGAAACGTGTCCGCCCCTGCTGAACCCGCATCGACGACTGTCGTTGCCCCGCGTGCCAAGCACGTCGGATCGGGTTCAATCCCGAAATGGCTTACGCCGTAGAAGACATGCACGTGTAAGTCGATTAAGCCGGGCGTGACGAAACACCCTTCCGCATCTAATACTTCGCGTGCTTCGGAGGTCGGTATATCGTCGCTGATTGCCGAGACGCGACCATTCGCAAACGCAACGTCTTTGCGCGCATGGATGCCCTGCGCAGGATCAACAACGGTTCCATTTTTAATGATGAGATCATAGTTCATAAGATTAGAATGTGCTTTCACGATTTGTAATCGGACACCACCGCGCCATCAACAAATAATCAAATAACGCCGATTCCGCTTCTGGCGTGTCGATGCGTTTCAGTGCCAAGACAGCATTGTCTCGGACATACCGGTTTTCATCACTGAATGCTTTTGCTAATACTGGAATAGCGTCGCTTGATGCGGGCCCAATCTGTGCCAATGCTAATGCGGCTTCAAACCGCGCTTGATCGTCCTCATCACTTGCGACCATATCTGTCAGGACAGGCACAGCTGGAGCGGCAATGGGGCCCAGTCCACCGAAGGCTTCGGCGAGATAGCGACGGACCTCAACGCATTCGTCTTTTGTGCGTTCCATCAATGCCGGGACAGCAGATTCCGCTGGATTTCCTATTTGTGCCAAAGCATAAGCGGCTTCGACGCGAACGGCATCTTCAGGATGTTGCAGTGCTTCACTCAACGCAGGAACAGCCGGTTCACCGACCGCCGCTAATGCATACGCCCCCATCCGTCGCATAATTGGGTCTTCCACACCGAGCGTTTCAATCAGTTCGGGAACAGCTGGTGCCCCAATGGATCCGAGCGCATACGCGGCGTTCAGTCGGACAGGTTCATAAACATCACACAATGCTTGGATGAGGCGCGAAATCGCCGCTGCTGCGGATTCACCTAACCTCCCTAAGTCGTCAGCGGCACGGGATCGGACAGCCACATCATCATCACCCAATTCGGCAATGTGCATCGCCAAGTTTCCATTGGAAACCGACTGCGTCGAATGCCCGTTGGACTCACCCGCCATCCAATTCCAGACATGTCGCCATGTCCCTTGATGCGTGGGCGTTGCTGAATCAACATCTTTTAGTTTCCAGTGCGGATCCGTTACATTCCACTCCGGTTTCTGCGGCGCGTCCATCCGAACGAACTGAAACTTCATCATGTAGCGTGTTTTGTCCGTCAGGTTTGCCATGGCGCGATGCCACAAGTCAAAATGGATAATCGTTAGGGTACCTGCTGCCCCACTGAGTGCCAATTCACCATCATTATCCTTAGTGATACGCGTATCATAGTACTGCGTTCCCGGTAAGACTGCCGAGGGTCCGATTTCGAGCGGTGAGTCCTGTGGATAGTAGAACGCCATCGCCCAGCGTGGACAGTGGTGCCGGACTTTATGATAGCCCCAGTAACTATCCTTGTGGAATCCCTGTCCATCGCTGTGCGGACGGTTTTGATGGGGGTGCCGATGGGAATGCATGGCGTAATTCTCGCCCAGAATACTCGTAAATGCACCACGGACAGCAGGTTCCTCAAAAACGGCTTGCAATTCGGGAACGCGTGGCAAAATGTTGTTTCCCAAATTTCCCTCTTTCGCCGTGAGTTCCTGCGTTTTTCGGTAGATAGTTTCATGGAAACTGCGCGGCAGATCGGCTTTTATGGTGAGATGTCCATTGACAATAAATTCCCGCATCTGTGCGTCGGTCAGTTTATGGCTTTCCTTTAGTTGTGAACTCGCTTGCATGGTCAAACTCCCTTTTAAGGGTTATCAGTTGTCGGTCGTGAGTTATCGGTGATTCCTATTTTTCGCGGTGCTTTTTCCTGTCAGAATCAGGATTTACAGGATTTTAAGATTTGCAGGATAATCGTTGATAGTCAGTTGTCTGGATTCGGATATCCCTCCTACCAGAGATCTAAACATTCCTAACCTATTTTACTTGACCCGCATTTATTTGTCATCTGTTTTAATTCGGCGTGTGGGTATTTTGGTAGTTGTCTGAATCGCGGATTCTCACGGATTTCACAGATTTCGCGGATTTTGGGGGGCTTCTGTCAAATGGACGGGGCAACTGAGGTTAATTTCAATTCCTTTCAAGTTGTATCGTATATGCCATCAAGGGTCCGATTATTTTTTCTGAGACATCTTCACTTGAAAACATGGATTCCACCTCTTGCAGCACTACGCTTTTTTCTTCGTCGTCGATGATCTCTTCCCACGGATTGAATTTAAGATGTTTTTCCAACTTCGCGATTGGAAAGATCATCTTGCGACGCAAACTTACTTGTATGCACATAACCTCAAGTGCTCTCTCTTTGCCGATAAAAGGTACATCGTTCTTATTAACGATGAGTATCCAATTAGGTAATTTCGCTATCGGATGCAGTATGTTCATAAGGATCCCTTAACTATGGGATATCAATTGTCTGAATCAGGATTTTCAGGATTCAAGGATTTTCAGGATTACATATCCTTGTTGCGGGAAAGCCTATCCAAAATAGTATTCAGCCCGCAGTGGTCAGCAATCAGAAATAAACAACTGAAGATACACCTTTTTATAGTAGATCCTACAATTACTAAAGTTTGGACAATCTTGATCAGGTTCCTGTCTGATTTTCAAAGCCTCTGTGATTTTTCTCAGGATTCTTGACGCAAACGCAACTGAAAAAAAATAAGTCCCAAAGCGGCAGCCCCAGCGGGGCGACAGGTGGAAATTCTAAAAATTGTCCAAAGCTTAGTACAATTAACATTACATTATTGAATTGTAGGAGGGGGGAAACACCCAAGCAAAAACACCCCGATTCCCGACTGCCAGCGGGTTGGGTCGCGATTCGGAGGGTACGCCCCCTACAGAAGAGATGTGAACTTAATTATGGGCTTTACTATAACTGATAGCCGACAGCTGACCGCCATTCCCCAATTCGCCACGAGCAGGAAGGTATCTTCAGACGAACTGTG contains:
- a CDS encoding amidohydrolase/deacetylase family metallohydrolase, whose protein sequence is MNYDLIIKNGTVVDPAQGIHARKDVAFANGRVSAISDDIPTSEAREVLDAEGCFVTPGLIDLHVHVFYGVSHFGIEPDPTCLARGATTVVDAGSAGADTFPGFRKYVIDVSDTRILAQLNISSQGMLTQEIGELENPDYADVGKACQMIEQHRDIILGVKVRLTRETIVGERAKMLPLHRAREAADAAGLPLMVHPQDAWCESIDDILALMGERDILTHCFHDMACGILDENDRIRDAVHAAIERGVIFDVGHGAGSFSWDVVQKAMAQGVEPTTISSDLHIYNVHGPVYDLVNVVNKFLYLGMSLDDALAKVTSIPAETILMPGQVGTLAVDAWGDAVIFELREGEFQLVDAHDQVRVGKQILEPVVVVKGGQVYRQRHTHI
- a CDS encoding HEAT repeat domain-containing protein, whose amino-acid sequence is MQASSQLKESHKLTDAQMREFIVNGHLTIKADLPRSFHETIYRKTQELTAKEGNLGNNILPRVPELQAVFEEPAVRGAFTSILGENYAMHSHRHPHQNRPHSDGQGFHKDSYWGYHKVRHHCPRWAMAFYYPQDSPLEIGPSAVLPGTQYYDTRITKDNDGELALSGAAGTLTIIHFDLWHRAMANLTDKTRYMMKFQFVRMDAPQKPEWNVTDPHWKLKDVDSATPTHQGTWRHVWNWMAGESNGHSTQSVSNGNLAMHIAELGDDDVAVRSRAADDLGRLGESAAAAISRLIQALCDVYEPVRLNAAYALGSIGAPAVPELIETLGVEDPIMRRMGAYALAAVGEPAVPALSEALQHPEDAVRVEAAYALAQIGNPAESAVPALMERTKDECVEVRRYLAEAFGGLGPIAAPAVPVLTDMVASDEDDQARFEAALALAQIGPASSDAIPVLAKAFSDENRYVRDNAVLALKRIDTPEAESALFDYLLMARWCPITNRESTF